From a single Candidatus Bathyarchaeia archaeon genomic region:
- a CDS encoding aldehyde ferredoxin oxidoreductase C-terminal domain-containing protein produces the protein MIKLYTNNLCNRYRLNIISADVTIAFATEYYENSILAKEDTGELELK, from the coding sequence ATAATAAAATTATATACAAATAACTTGTGCAATAGGTACAGACTTAATATAATTTCAGCTGATGTAACAATAGCCTTCGCTACAGAATACTACGAAAATAGCATATTAGCAAAAGAGGATACTGGCGAATTAGAACTGAAGTGA
- a CDS encoding AMP-binding protein: MGALDYETYEEAVRKYRPEERWKVFDGTPDNFNIAYECIDRHKGKGLAVGIKFSDGHSEEYTFDELSKFSSQFANMLEDLGINKGDRIAIAVDVSFEFYISLFGSIKAGCIPFVCSPLYGPEAIEYRIKSANPSSIIIPEDQANIINLSSVPHIIYSEDLKSLIKGEKINYKTSTSANDPAMIQFTSGTTGLPKQVVYHHKSLVTFIPVSKWFQAVKDGTRLFCSSSPAWGHGMWHGTLGPLALGAFISTRSGKFDPELTLEALGEFKINNMTGVATAYRKLIATGKVKEKIKEYDIKLEVITYTGEPMETELIYKIKEEFGVWPYGGYGSTEFGPICHNFPAFKDFVFKPGSLGKPMPGTEVAILDENGKVLPPNQVGEIAIKIKGKWIKVGDLGMMDEDGYFWYKGRADDVIKSSGYRIGPEEVESVLNMHEAVLESAVIGVTDEKRGQVVMAFIKLKPGFTPNEELKKDIQNFTRRKLSAYAYPRIIEFIDELPKTPEGKIKRKDLRKLVGLNG, from the coding sequence ATGGGCGCATTAGATTATGAGACTTACGAGGAAGCTGTTCGAAAATATCGGCCGGAAGAACGATGGAAAGTATTCGATGGAACTCCTGATAACTTCAACATTGCTTATGAATGTATAGATCGGCATAAAGGCAAAGGTTTGGCTGTTGGCATAAAATTCTCAGATGGGCATTCAGAGGAATACACTTTTGACGAACTGTCAAAATTTAGTTCTCAATTCGCAAATATGCTGGAAGACTTAGGCATCAACAAGGGAGATAGAATTGCTATAGCGGTAGATGTATCCTTTGAATTCTATATAAGTCTATTTGGGTCTATAAAGGCTGGCTGTATTCCATTTGTATGCTCACCATTATACGGTCCCGAAGCAATTGAATATAGGATAAAAAGTGCAAATCCTAGCTCTATTATTATTCCCGAAGATCAAGCTAATATAATAAATTTATCTTCTGTTCCACATATAATTTATAGTGAGGACCTTAAGAGTCTTATTAAAGGTGAAAAAATAAATTATAAGACTAGCACATCCGCTAATGATCCAGCAATGATTCAGTTTACGAGCGGGACAACTGGACTACCCAAACAAGTTGTATACCATCATAAAAGCCTTGTAACGTTTATCCCAGTTTCAAAATGGTTTCAGGCTGTAAAAGACGGCACTCGACTCTTCTGCTCATCATCTCCTGCATGGGGCCACGGAATGTGGCATGGCACGCTTGGCCCATTAGCACTTGGAGCCTTCATTAGCACACGGTCAGGTAAATTCGACCCTGAATTGACCCTCGAAGCTCTCGGAGAATTTAAAATAAATAACATGACCGGGGTAGCAACGGCCTATAGAAAACTTATAGCAACAGGCAAGGTAAAAGAGAAAATTAAAGAGTACGACATAAAGCTTGAAGTAATCACCTATACAGGAGAACCAATGGAAACCGAATTAATATATAAGATTAAAGAGGAGTTTGGGGTTTGGCCCTACGGCGGTTACGGGTCCACAGAATTCGGTCCAATCTGCCACAATTTCCCCGCATTTAAGGATTTTGTTTTCAAGCCCGGTAGTTTAGGAAAACCTATGCCTGGAACAGAGGTAGCCATACTTGACGAGAATGGCAAAGTATTGCCCCCAAATCAGGTAGGAGAAATAGCAATCAAAATAAAAGGAAAGTGGATAAAAGTTGGTGATTTGGGTATGATGGACGAAGATGGTTATTTCTGGTATAAGGGAAGAGCGGACGATGTGATAAAATCTTCCGGGTACAGAATAGGGCCAGAAGAGGTTGAGTCGGTGCTAAATATGCATGAAGCTGTCTTAGAGTCGGCTGTTATAGGCGTAACAGACGAAAAAAGAGGACAAGTGGTCATGGCTTTCATAAAATTAAAACCAGGTTTCACTCCAAATGAAGAGTTAAAAAAGGATATCCAGAATTTCACAAGAAGAAAGTTAAGCGCATATGCCTACCCGCGTATAATAGAGTTTATAGATGAACTCCCTAAAACCCCAGAAGGTAAAATAAAGAGAAAAGATTTAAGAAAGCTCGTAGGTCTTAACGGCTAA